A stretch of DNA from Serinibacter arcticus:
TGCGTGGCAGGTCAGACCGATGCCGGGGGGCTCGGTCCCGCCTGCCACGCATCGGTCTCGTGGGCGGTGGGACGTGTTCGGGTTCCGGGGTCAGCCCGGGTTGATGATCTCGCGGTGGTAGCTGTTCATGAAGTTGCCCAGGTCGCCGTTGAAGCAGCCGGTGGTCGAGTACTCACCCGGCGCCGCCCACTCCCCGTAGACCCAGTGGGTCGGGCCGCCGACGTACTCCCGGCAGACGAGCGCGATGCGGTGGAAGCCGACACCGCCGGCGCAGTAGGAGACCTTGCCCTCCATGTTCGGGATCGGGTGGTCGATGAACTCGCAGCCGGTGGGGACGGCGCTCGCGGGTGGGGCCGCGGCGACCTGCACGCCACCCAGTGCGGCTGTGGCCAGCAGACCGGTCGCCAGCAGTGCTCGCAGACTCTTCGTCACGATCATCACGCTCCGTTCGGTAGTCCGGACGGGCCTCTCGTCATTGAGACCGTTACCGAAACGTTATACAGACATAACGCAAGGAGTCAACGGTCGCGGAGCGTCCAGGGCCACCCGGGGCCGCCCCTCCCAACCACTGGCGAGGGGTTTCTGCACACGGTCCGGCGGCCCGGTCGGCGTTGCGCGCACCGGTGGTCGCTTCGCGACGGCGGAAGCGGCCGTTCGTGCGCGCAACGTGGGGCGGGGGGGCGGCGCCTACGGCCGCCGGAACTCCATGGCGACGGCGCCCGCCCGCCCGGGCCGCGCCCCGCCGTCGCCCGTCAGGTGCTCTCGCGCACCACGAGCGTCGCCGGCAGCGTGACCGACCGCGTCCCGCCGCCCTCCACCAGCCCGACCAGCGTGTTCACCATCTCGACGCTGATCGCGTCGAACGGCTGACGCATCGTCGTCAGGGGCGGGTCGAGCGCCTGCGCGAGGCCGGAGTCGTCGAAGCCGACGACCGCCACGTCGTCGGGGATCGACCTCCCGGCCCGGCCGAGCGCGATGATCGCGCCGGCGGCCATGAGGTCCGATCCGGCGAACACGGCGTCGAGGTCGGGGTGGCGCGCGAGGAGCTCCTCCATGCCGGCCGTCCCGGAGTCCTGCGACCAGTCGCCGTGCACCACGAGGGAGTCGTCGAAGTCGTCGCCGAGCTCGTCGCGGTAGCCCTCGAGCCGGTAGCGACCGCCGGGGGTGTCCATCGGTCCGGTGATCATCGCGATCCGGCGCCGCCCGCGCTCGCGGAGATGGGCGACGACGGTGCGCGCGCTCCCGGCCTCCTCCACCGACACCGAGGGCACCCGGCCCGCGAAGCCGAGCGGCATGCCGCACGCGACGGTCGGGATGTCCTGCTCGAGGAGCAGCTGGACCATGGGGTCGCTCTCGTGCGAGGAGATGAGCAGCACGCCGTCGACGTGACCGGCCCCGATGTACTGCGCGGCGTTCTCGCGCTCGCTCGGCGTGCCGGCCACCAGCACCACGAGCGCCATCGACCGGGCCGACACGGCCTCGGCCGCGCCGCGCAGCAGCATGGAGAACACGGGGTCGGCGAACAAGCGCGACTGCGGCTCGGTGATGAGGAAGGCGAGGGAGTTGCTCCGCCCGGTCACGAGCGACCGGGCGTGCTGGTTGGCGCGGTAGCCGGTGGTGGCGATCGCCTGCTCGACGGCCTCGCGGGCCGGGGGCGAGACCCAGTGCCCGCCGTTGATGACGCGCGAGACGGTGCCGCGCGAGACGCCGGCGGCCGCCGCCACGTCACGGATGGTCGGGCGACGTCGGGGGGCGCCGTCGCCACCTCAGTAGTGTCCACGCGGGAACTCTAACCGCAGCGGTCGGGCCCCGCCCCCGACCGCCGTCGCACGACTGGGCACGGTCACAGTTGCGTCACGGTCGGCGATCAGGGCCCGAGGGGGCTAGCGCTCGCGTCCACGATGTGGTTAACCTGTGCACGGTCACAGGCTGTGACCGTGCACAGTATCGATGACGCTGCCGATGTGCAGCGCGACTCAACGGAGTGTCATGCCGGAGCTTTCCGGGCCCACCAGCAGGCCCATCGTCTGGCCCCTTGCCGGGTCCATCGCCTACGGGGGCGACTACAACCCCGAGCAGTGGCCGCGCGAGGTCTGGGACGAGGACGTCACCCTGATGCGTCAGGCCGGGGTCAACCTGGTCAGCGTCGGCATCTTCTCCTGGGCGATGCTCGAGACCGAGGAGGGCGTGTTCGACTTCGCCTGGCTCGACGAGCTGCTCGACCTGCTGCACAGCAACGGGATCGCCGTCGACCTCGGCACCCCCACCGTCTCCCCGCCGGCCTGGTTCTTCGCCGCGTACCCCGACTCCCGCGTGATCGACGCCGACGGCGTCGTCAAGGGCTTCGGCTCCCGCGGCATGGCCTCGCACGCCTCGCCCGAGTACCGCGACGCGATCGTCCGCATCGCCGGCGTGCTCGCGGCCCGCTACGCCGACCACCCCGCCGTCGTCCTGTGGCACGTCCACAACGAGTACGGCGTCCCGGTCGCCGAGGACTTCTCGCCCCGCGCCGTCGCCTCCTGGCAGGCCTGGCTGCAGGAGCGCTACGGCTCGCTCGACGCGCTGAACGCCGCCTGGGGCACCGCCTTCTGGGGTCAGCGGTTCGCCCGCTGGGAGCACGTCGTCGCGCCCGCCGCCACGCCGTCGACCGGCAACCCGTCCATGAAGCTCGACTGGGCCCGGTTCACCGACGACCAGCTGCGCGAGTGCTTCCGCCTCGAGCGCGACGCCATCCGCGCCCGCGCCCCGCAGCCGATCACCACGAACTTCATGGCGCACCAGTCGTGGAACACGGACCTGTGGAAGTGGGCGCAGGAGGTCGACATCGTCTCCGACGACCACTACCTCTGGTCGCCCGACCCCGAGGCGCACGTCGCCCTCGCCCTCTCCGCCGACCTCACCCGGTCCGTCGCCCGCGGTCGCCCGTGGATGCTCCTGGAGCACTCCACCTCGGCCGTGAACTGGCAGGGCCGCAACATCGCCAAGCGTCCGGGCGAGATGCAGCGCAACGCGCTCACGCACCTCGGCCGCGGCGCCGACGCGATCATGTTCTTCCAGTGGCGCGCCTCCCGCTCCGGCGCGGAGAAGTTCCACTCGGCGATGCTCCCGCACGCCGGTACGTCCAGCCGCGTCTTCCGCGAGGTCACCGAGCTCGGCGCGCACCTCGCGCTGCTGGGCGAGGTCCAGGACTCCC
This window harbors:
- a CDS encoding beta-galactosidase, with translation MPELSGPTSRPIVWPLAGSIAYGGDYNPEQWPREVWDEDVTLMRQAGVNLVSVGIFSWAMLETEEGVFDFAWLDELLDLLHSNGIAVDLGTPTVSPPAWFFAAYPDSRVIDADGVVKGFGSRGMASHASPEYRDAIVRIAGVLAARYADHPAVVLWHVHNEYGVPVAEDFSPRAVASWQAWLQERYGSLDALNAAWGTAFWGQRFARWEHVVAPAATPSTGNPSMKLDWARFTDDQLRECFRLERDAIRARAPQPITTNFMAHQSWNTDLWKWAQEVDIVSDDHYLWSPDPEAHVALALSADLTRSVARGRPWMLLEHSTSAVNWQGRNIAKRPGEMQRNALTHLGRGADAIMFFQWRASRSGAEKFHSAMLPHAGTSSRVFREVTELGAHLALLGEVQDSRVQADVAVLYDWESMWAQDLEWRPSDALTFRERMRTYYERLWRDGVPVDFAHPADDLSGYKLVVAPASYLLTEEAGANLTAFVAGGGTLLVSCFAAAVDEHDTVHAGGFGAPLKDGLGLTVEEYRPLREGDVVAVVSADGEELTSRDWTEDLALAGAQPWATYGAAPAGGPLEGTPAVTRHTHGAGTGWYVGTTLDVAALAPVLAAVYADAGVTPAPTPDGVEVMVRHGASASYVVAVNHNETDAIVPVTGTDLLTEQAVDGELTLPAGAVAVVRTAPVRPGTAENFGGPLSSEELAGLSDAALAGS
- a CDS encoding LacI family DNA-binding transcriptional regulator produces the protein MAAAAGVSRGTVSRVINGGHWVSPPAREAVEQAIATTGYRANQHARSLVTGRSNSLAFLITEPQSRLFADPVFSMLLRGAAEAVSARSMALVVLVAGTPSERENAAQYIGAGHVDGVLLISSHESDPMVQLLLEQDIPTVACGMPLGFAGRVPSVSVEEAGSARTVVAHLRERGRRRIAMITGPMDTPGGRYRLEGYRDELGDDFDDSLVVHGDWSQDSGTAGMEELLARHPDLDAVFAGSDLMAAGAIIALGRAGRSIPDDVAVVGFDDSGLAQALDPPLTTMRQPFDAISVEMVNTLVGLVEGGGTRSVTLPATLVVREST